The genome window gaaatataattatttttgtgaAAAGACATCCGCTGGCGTGGTCACTGTTCATTAAAGTGCATCTAATAAATGGCATCAGTGATTTTGATAATCGTGGCAAGCCCAAAAAAGCAGATTAATAAAATCACAAATCACCAACAGGATGATGTGCATTTGAAGACATTCGTCTGCATTGATCACTCAAGACCATAATACAAGTTTGCATAAAGTCCCCTGCTTCTTTTGAAGGACTGAGCAAAAGAAGAAAAAGATGGGGTTATTTTGGCGATGGAGATTAAGGCAGAGGGGGGCTTTTTGTCATTTGTGCGAGACAAGCCATTCATCCATCCCCCGTTCAGAGCccaaaaaaaaaggctggtcCCAGAAATTAGCAGTTTCAGCTCAGCGGCAGAGGCGTCGGGCTGTGAAGGAACAGAGAAATTGACTAATTAGCAATGCGCACTAAAACTTGACGCTTCTCTCCATAacgcagagagaaagagagcaaaGACTCGCCTTTTCTCCCCTCTTCCTTTTTCCATAGATGTTTGAAATCGCAGTCATTTACGCTCGACAGTTTTTACAATAGCCTTGAGCCATAATTTTGCGAGTCTCTCCAGCATCCATACCCCTGCGCGGTCTCTCTCCACCGGCCATGCGCGTCCGTTTCTCTCCCCGACCGTGGATTTCCTATTACTCTCGTTACGACTCACTGAGCCCCAGGCCCAAGGATAATGATGTGTTGTTTCTTGGTAGCATAATTTGTCACACGtatatttcttcttcttcttcttctcttgCAGAAAGCACACGGCTCCTCTCGCACTCACACACAGTTCTTTCGGGTAATTTTGGGCAAACGCAAATGATCAGAGGAACAAATACTAAGCTTCGGATGAGTGGATATCAATTATCTTTATTCTGATCCGTCCATCACAGACTTTCGAAAAGAAGACAGAACGGACAAAGAAAGTGCAGCGAAGGACTTGAAGCTTCACTTTTAACTCGGGTAAGTTTTTGTGGATGCCTGCTATAACACATTTGGCACGGTTGCGCACGGTGCGCCAATGTATGTGGCACCGGCCGAAAGTTGCATGCCGTTTCTCCTCGCGTTTGCGCACAAATAGCGCGATATAACGCGCGTCTCGTTGGATAGCGGCAGCGCGTTTCTTCGACAAAACCGATGCGCAATCGCACATCTACAGTGATGATGATGTTGGTTGCGGGAGACAAACTAATTGCTTTTGTATCGCATATCGGGAGAATATGTGTACATGCATTTATCTGTGCTGCTAAAGGAAGGAGGGAGGGGGGTGCGTGTGTTTGTGCGCCCACATAACGGTTTAGCTCGTATACAGACAGGGCAAGTTTATAGCATATATATGACGAGGTTTGCTTTTTAAACTTAACTCTGCGGTAGCTGGGTTTCAATGCGCAGCGTCCGTTCGGTTTGAATGCACGCGTAAATGAAAGGCTCGGAGACGTATGCATATGCTTGCACCGCGCATGCAAACTTAATCCGCACGCGAATGGAGAGAAATGCAGTGTAGTGTACCAATGGCATTGTTTGCTCGCAGGAGGTGTGCGCAGCCCCGGAGTCATGTCCAGATCGGGTGACCGAACCTCCACGTTTGATCCGACCCACAGCGACACTCTGCTGCACGGTCTCAACCTGCTGTGGAGAAAGCAGCTCTTCTGCGATGTGACTCTCACCGCACAGGGACAGCAGTTCCACTGCCACAAAGCCGTGCTGGCGTCCTGCTCCCAGTATTTCAGGTCTCTGTTCTCCACGCACATGCTCAACAGAGAGGACGGGCTGGCGAGCAAGGACCAAGGCAGCAGTGGCACGCCGTCCTCCTCGCCGGACGACAAGCTCCTGCCCAGCCCGCGCTCTGCCATCAACAACCTGGTGCTGCAGGGCTGCTCGTCCATCGGTCTCCGGCTGGTGCTGGAGTACCTCTACACCGCCAACGTGACCCTGTCCCTGGACACGGTGGAGGAGGTGCTCTCCGTCAGCAAGATCCTCAACATCCCGCAGATCACCAAGCTCAGCGTGCAGTTCCTCAACGACCAGATCTCCGTGCAGAACTACAAGCAGATCTGCAAGATCGCAGCCCTCCACGGCTTGGACGAGACCAAGAAGCTCGCCAACAAGTACCTGGTGGAGGACGTGCTCCTCCTCAACTTCGAGGAGATGTGCGCCATGCTGGACGCCCTGCCTCCGCCCGTGGAGTCAGAGCTGGCTCTTTTTCAGATGTCCGTCTTGTGGTTGGAGCACGACAGGGAGACCAGGATGCACTACGCTCCTGACCTGATGAAGCGCCTGCGTTTCGCCCTCATTCCTGCCCCGGAGCTGGTGGAGAGGGTGCAGTCCGTGGACTTTATGAGGACTGACCCGGTGTGCCAGAAACTGCTGTTGGATGCCATGAACTACCACCTGATGCCCTTCAGACAGCACTGCAGACAAACTACAGCCAGCAGGTAAAGAACACATAAAACTAAGTCTTGTACGAAGTAGTCTTTGCATTTcaaacatatttacattatGTTTGCACACTTGAAAACTTTAGATCActttagattataaaataaaGATTTGGGAGAAAGATGAtacttatataaaaaaagaaaagttataatggttttgtttttctcttttagcttgTGTTGACACAAGCATGTAAATATTGAATCTCACACCTGTATACAACACTTTGCACGTGATCATATTACTGACAGATGTCATTATATATACACTGTATATAGATTGCACTATTTGTAAACTGTCACATATGCAATATTTACCTGGGTACTGGATATTGAACACACCATTTTGCATTTGATCTGATCAAATGTAGTTTCCATGCTTTGCTTTATCTGAGATTCTTTCACTATTCCTCATAGTGCCGTTTCAAGGTTGATTAATTTCAGCATTGTTGCAGGCTTGCATACTGCAGTCTGCAGATGGGATAATTAGCAGGAATAGGTGAGCGTGGAATAAACCGGAatcaagtatttttttattgtgaaatgGAAATGATGATCTTTAGGAAGTCATCTTGCGAAAGGTTTGAGGCACACTAATGAGTACATAAATACGTATTTGCTAACATGATTCGTGTAGCTGATACTGGTATTATTTGATCATCACTCGTCACATCAGCTGTCCAACATTAATATGATTTGATTCATGAATTTTAATGAACGCTGAATGAATCCAAATAGACAATTGCATATGGATGTACAGCTAATGCTGAAGATTGTGTAGTTTCATTGCTCTCGACTGGTGTTGTTGAAAGAGACCCATTTATTCCCCACACTTAATCCTATAGAGCCGAGGGGATCGTAAATATTGAACACTCGCACTCAATGAATGTTGTCAGGCTTTTAAAGCAGTTGTTTAATATGAGAATTAAATTGCTCAGGGTCTTTAAACTGAACTTACTTATATTAAACTCATTTGCTTGATTGAATCTTTTGCAGTGGCTAAAAATGAATGCAGGTGATTTCACTGTTGACAGTAGTCACATGTACGGTCTTGACCAATAGGATAAGATCAGTTTGGATCTTAACACGGTCTGAATCACAATCAAAGCGGCTGCTGATTTCGTCAATACTCCAGGCATAACAGTTTGTGTAAGAGCACATCACCAACGACATTAATGTTGCACTAACAAATGTGATCAAATGATGCAAGATATATTTTAGCATACGTTTACGGTAACTGTATGTGTCACAAACCTAATTTAAGTTTGTTGTAGCTCAATTGAGAGTGTTTTATTAGATTAATAAGAGATCACTTAGTCTTCTTAATTGTAACATTCTGCATTAGAGATACAGTAGGATCATCATCACAGTGGGAATAATTGCTTTAACAACAATCAAAATAAAGCAAATTTAAAGTAACTTCTCTTTATTCTGCTGGTGGCCAACATTATTCAGTTtagtttactttattactttacCCTTAAGTCAATTTGATTGCAGCGAACAAGCAGAGCAGACACCAACCTATAGATGTGTTATGGTACCCAAGCTCTGACTCCAattacttaaaggattagtcaattttctttaaaaaaaatccagataatttactcaccaccatgtcatccaaaatgttgatgtctttctttgttcaaccgagaagaaattatgttttttgaggaaaacattgcaggatttctctcattttaatggaccttaatggaccccaacacttaacagttttaatgcagtttcaaattgcagtttcaaaggactctaaatgatctcaaacaatgcataagggtcttatctagcgaaacgattgtcatttttggcaataaaaattaaaatatgcatttttaaaccacaacttctcgtcaagaggtcacggatgacgtatgcgaaactacgccccagtgtttacaagtgtggagaaagaggaccgttctgacgttgttgttgtatgtggaatgatactaatttatgtctttgtgtcagtttattgtttaaaatgttctgcaaatgtgcgtttcatgtaacacgtgacctttctacgtcattacgcaattacgtgaggtcgcgctggcacgtcacacagccggaggaagaagagaagttgtggtttaaaagtgcatatcttttatttttcttgccaaaaatgacaattgtttcgctagataagacccttatgccttgtttgagattgtttagagtcctttgaaactgaaattttaaactgcattaaaactgttaagtgttggggtccattaaagtccattaaaatgagaaaaatcctggaatgtttccctcaaaaaacataatttcttctcgactgaacaaagaaagacatcaacattttggatgacatggtgttaagtaaattatctggatttttttaagaaaatggacttgAATAAATGTCTTATTCAATTGAGTAATGGCTGCTGTAACAATGCAATTTTTATACTGCTTTCTTCTGGATTGTGGATCTATAAACCTCTGTTTAGATAAAATATGCTAAAATTCACTATACAAAGGGTGGGAGTTATTACTTGAACTTACTTGGGAATTAATTGAACGTACTACTAAAAATTGAACCATACACCGGCTGTAACTCTCTAGTATACAGAGCTGCCGGATTAAGCTAAAAATCTGATTCGTAAAAATCTTGttcttaaagagatagttcaccgaaaaattaaaattctgttatcatttacttcAAACTTGTTTAAATTCTTTGTATTGGAAAATATTCAGAAGAatgatctggggcaccattgacttctacagtaggaaaaataatactatggaagtgaatggtgccccagatctgtttgatTTTTTATACAGGTACTTTGATATactttatacaggtttggaacaagtaaatgatgaaaaatgttaatttttttgtgagCTATCTCTTTAACATAGATTTGCCAAGAAATTTGGGAGAAAGATAGaattgattaaaaaataaaatcgacAAAATACTGTCCCATATAGCACACAGCGTCACAATTTGCTTTTTAAATTCAGTGATTGTCCCCAGATTCACCTAAAATATACACCTGTTATGTTTGCGTGGgtctcgctttctctctctgcGTTTAACAGGTTTTACCATATCATTCGATATGTACCCACCACTATGCACTAACAGCATCTCATAAGATGACTGGCTAACGAAGGTTTTTTTGTGTAACGCAGGATTCGCTCAAACAAACGGATGCTCCTGTTGGTCGGGGGCCTGCCACCAGGCCCCGACCGCCTCCCCAGTAATCTGGTTCAATACTACGACGACGAAAAGAAGACATGGAAGATCCTTACAAGTGAGTGCTTTGCTCTTTTCCCTTCTCTTCCGCAGAACGAACCCTCCCTGTGCCGGCTTGTGCCGAGACGCAGAGAGGTAATGATGTATCACTATCACTTTTAATGTAACTTTTTAATCAGAGCGTGACTGCCTTCACACCATTGTGGAGCTGTAACGCCTGGATTCGCTTCTGTTTCTCCCCCTGTCTTTTTGCACGAGCGTGCCGGCAAGATTAATTTTAATCTAATGATCTTGTGAAGATTCATCATCAGACGATGACACGTATTCTTATTGAACTGCTTTATTAGGGCAAAACGTTGTAGGGTTGCATTTGTCTTTACGAACAGCGGGGAAGGAACCTGCAGGGGTTGTGTTTTCGAATTCGAATCAgaaattttttaattgttttatggTGTTCAAATGAAATGAGTGACATCATAATCTGAAAACTCACAATGTAACAGTGTGTCTCAATATTTGTCGAAAGTTTGCATCTTGGCATAATGCTTGTTAAAGTAATCTCAGTAAGGCATTAAACACAAACCGTTCATGAAATTAACCGAATAAACCTATTTAAGTTTTGTGAACAGTACTTATCGTATGATGGTTC of Paramisgurnus dabryanus chromosome 22, PD_genome_1.1, whole genome shotgun sequence contains these proteins:
- the klhl14 gene encoding kelch-like protein 14 is translated as MSRSGDRTSTFDPTHSDTLLHGLNLLWRKQLFCDVTLTAQGQQFHCHKAVLASCSQYFRSLFSTHMLNREDGLASKDQGSSGTPSSSPDDKLLPSPRSAINNLVLQGCSSIGLRLVLEYLYTANVTLSLDTVEEVLSVSKILNIPQITKLSVQFLNDQISVQNYKQICKIAALHGLDETKKLANKYLVEDVLLLNFEEMCAMLDALPPPVESELALFQMSVLWLEHDRETRMHYAPDLMKRLRFALIPAPELVERVQSVDFMRTDPVCQKLLLDAMNYHLMPFRQHCRQTTASRIRSNKRMLLLVGGLPPGPDRLPSNLVQYYDDEKKTWKILTIMPYNSAHHCVVEVENFLLLMGGEDQWNPNGKHSTNFVSRYDPRFNSWIQLPPMQERRASFFACCLDKHLYVVGGRNETGYLSSVEAYNLETNEWNYVSSLPQPLAAHAGAVHNGKIYISGGVHNGEYVSWLYCYDPVMDVWARKQDMNTKRAIHALAVMNDRLYAIGGNHLKGFSHLDVMLVECYDPKADQWDILQTPILEGRSGPGCAVLDDSIYLVGGYSWSMGAYKSSTICYSPEKSTWTEMEGDVAEPLAGPACATVILPACLPFNK